One Fulvia fulva chromosome 12, complete sequence genomic region harbors:
- a CDS encoding putative dihydrofolate synthetase, with amino-acid sequence MIELGLQRISRLLSKAPLPWKAVHVAGTNGKGSVCTYVSDMLNTYNRSKWRQRSGHAMLRHGRFTSPHLINRWDCISLSNEDEMKTVPKALFHDVEESVQSINKQHHIEASEFELLTATAFTIFTRSSLDLAVVETGMGGRLDATNILGQISTDHVNREGIDMATFRPRPLVTAITKIGLDHQAFLGDTIEAIAREKAGIMKPGVPVLYDRTNQPSVRQVLKESAQAMGFSRAMLDAYDPPGNDAPLQNLGPGQEPMHVATNGQLAFEATMYALISLGRISPSANPTPEDQAAHTELMQDLSKAYRQTRVPGRLERINIEVSSGSSKEILLDGAHNAQSAGVLGQYVDAQRKAAQPVTWLLAASDTKDVKEMLQQLLQPGDKVCAVEFGPVDGMPWVKPMAVAQITAAAKQVVPELQHAQECGTDVRGALQSAIAAAGDDGLVVAAGSLYLVGDIHRLQAGDHD; translated from the coding sequence ATGATCGAACTGGGCCTTCAGCGCATCTCGCGTCTCTTGAGCAAAGCACCTTTACCATGGAAGGCGGTCCATGTCGCCGGCACCAATGGCAAAGGCTCTGTCTGTACATACGTCTCTGACATGCTCAATACATACAACCGATCCAAGTGGCGACAACGAAGCGGTCATGCTATGCTTCGTCACGGCAGGTTTACCAGCCCCCACCTTATCAACAGATGGGACTGCATCAGCCTGAGCAACGAAGATGAGATGAAGACTGTGCCCAAGGCCTTGTTCCATGACGTCGAGGAGAGTGTTCAGAGTATCAACAAACAGCACCACATCGAGGCCAGCGAGTTTGAACTCCTCACAGCGACCGCCTTTACCATCTTCACCAGAAGCAGTCTCGACTTGGCGGTAGTAGAGACCGGCATGGGCGGCAGACTTGATGCGACCAACATCCTTGGACAGATATCAACCGACCACGTCAACAGAGAAGGCATCGACATGGCCACGTTCCGACCACGTCCTTTGGTCACAGCCATCACCAAGATTGGACTGGATCATCAAGCATTCCTCGGCGACACCATCGAAGCCATTGCCCGAGAGAAAGCTGGCATCATGAAACCTGGCGTGCCGGTGTTGTACGACAGAACGAACCAGCCCTCTGTGCGACAAGTGCTGAAAGAGAGCGCCCAGGCTATGGGCTTCTCACGTGCCATGCTGGATGCTTACGATCCTCCGGGTAACGACGCCCCGTTACAGAATCTTGGACCAGGCCAAGAACCTATGCACGTCGCCACGAACGGCCAACTTGCTTTCGAAGCTACAATGTATGCATTGATCTCCCTAGGCAGGATAAGTCCGTCTGCGAACCCTACGCCCGAAGATCAAGCTGCGCATACAGAGCTCATGCAGGACTTGAGCAAGGCCTACCGGCAAACGCGCGTTCCAGGGCGTCTTGAAAGGATCAACATTGAGGTGTCCTCCGGCTCGTCAAAGGAGATTCTGCTTGATGGCGCCCACAATGCGCAGTCAGCGGGAGTGCTCGGTCAATACGTAGACGCACAAAGGAAGGCAGCACAGCCAGTCACGTGGCTTCTGGCAGCATCAGATACCAAAGACGTTAAGGAAATGCTGCAGCAACTTCTCCAGCCAGGCGACAAGGTGTGTGCCGTCGAATTTGGCCCCGTCGATGGTATGCCGTGGGTCAAGCCGATGGCAGTAGCACAGATCACCGCAGCAGCAAAGCAAGTGGTGCCTGAGCTTCAGCACGCTCAAGAATGCGGCACTGATGTTCGTGGGGCTTTGCAGTCTGCCATTGCCGCTGCTGGTGATGATGGACTCGTTGTTGCGGCAGGGAGTCTGTACCTCGTTGGCGACATCCACCGTCTCCAGGCTGGCGACCATGATTG